Genomic segment of bacterium:
CGACCGTCTGGACCCCCAGATCGACCTCGCTCAGTTCGACCGTAAAAAGTGAGAGGAACCGGGATTGACTATGAAGAAAACCATCAATCGCAGAACATTCGTCAGCGCGACAGCGGGGGTAGCCATTATGACAAACGGCGCGGGAGCGCAGAACGCTCCATCGGTCAAGACCGGCGAGGGAAAAGATGCGTCGGGCGATATGCCGCTCGGTATCATCATACCGGTGAAGGACCCCGATAAAGACCTCGCCCGTGTCCGTGAGCTCGGATTCTCCACCTGCCAGATGACAGTCGCCGACTATTCGCCGGATTTCGCGCGCGCTGTGCGGTCGGGCCTCGGGAAATACGCGCTGAAGCCCACCTGTCTTATATGCATGGGGCCGGGGAAATATGTGTGGAATTTCTACGAGGGTCCCCTGACCATCGGCCTCGTACCCCGTGAACAGCGGGCGGAACGGACAGCACGGCTCCGTGAGGGAACCGATTTCTGCAGGGAAGCGGGCATTCCCGCGGTTCTGGCGCATTTCGGGTTCATTCCCGAAAATCCCAACGACGAGCTCTACAGCGAGTTCGTCGCGGCCATGAAACAGGTCGCCGGTTATGCGCAGGAACGCGGGATCGGAGTCCGGTTCGAGACGGGACAGGA
This window contains:
- a CDS encoding sugar phosphate isomerase/epimerase, which produces MKKTINRRTFVSATAGVAIMTNGAGAQNAPSVKTGEGKDASGDMPLGIIIPVKDPDKDLARVRELGFSTCQMTVADYSPDFARAVRSGLGKYALKPTCLICMGPGKYVWNFYEGPLTIGLVPREQRAERTARLREGTDFCREAGIPAVLAHFGFIPENPNDELYSEFVAAMKQVAGYAQERGIGVRFETGQETPVTMLRAIEDIGADNLEINYDTANLILYGKANPVDGLDVVGKYVRSLHAKDGFYPTDPRELGREVPIGEGKVDFPRVIRRLKDIGFRGHITIEREISGPQQAEDIRKAKRYLEELIRTA